tacgattcggctttctttagaaatttttggccaataaaaaatgaaatggctcattttgtacatgtatgacaaacgtttattttattatttgatgtaaaaaaggagacctggaaatgTTTGATTTCTTGATCTGGAAAAcatggaaaagaccttgaatttcgtTCCTAtgaatcgctagacaccctgttATAGCAAACAAGatttataagttttcaaaatattttacatatattgaaaacattttaatgatttaaaacgaatacagaagatttcacaaatatttgaaagatttaccaAAAATTCCatagacatttcaaaaatttgacagacttaaagggtttaaaatattttcccaaaattcaaaaagtttccaaaacatttcacagaaattttaagatttcacaaagattttaagtacttcaagagacTTCAACGAATtcatgaagattttaaaagatttcaaggattttaaagacgtcttatgttcgcaaaaaattaggaATCTGTCTATTTATGGttctatgttatttttaaattattggccaatacaaaataaaatgtttcatttttttacgtCTATGACCAGTTgtgatttcattatttgatgtcaaaaaaataagatttggaaaaatttgactTCTTGAGATGGAAatcctggaaaagaccttgaatttcgttcctaagaatcgctggacatccctatttttgtaaaaagtcgtctttttggtagaaagttcgtctttttggataaaaacagatattttgttgaaaatgcaacagtttttgattggagtttaatcatttttgttggaaaatttaatcatttagtttgaaattaatttgttttcattcatccttcttgcttgaaaattcaagtatacttggttaaaagttgaaaattcatcgctggttgaaaaattaattactttttgttttaaattccccTTTTCATTGGAAAACTCATCAATTCCATTTTATTGAcagtagttaaaaatgtaatattttatcattttatttattttattaataatactttATACAATATTgtatcaatacttaaaaatacttacaatacttacaatttttacgataCTGTATCCAAAAAGACGTATGCACTCCTATGTCAAGAACAGTGCTAATCTTCCAGACATTTCTATCTATCCTAGCATGACCGCGACGTCATGCTACAAAACTCACTATTCTGCAAAATGTCTGAGGCCTTTTTTGCTTTTATTATATTGGTCTGTAAatttggaaattgtactatttccaggaaatgttatatttttcacgtGGTTAAAGAAATGAACTATTTCATAGATTcaatataattaattcatttttaagtgaaaatttgtttaaaatatttatctgtattattattattattattgatagtctTGGAAGAGTTGCATACAGCGCCCTCAATGGAAGTTTACCTATTTCCccgtttcttcttttttttagattcctctttttttcctgttttcaagaaatttcctcTTCATCTTTTTCTCTTAATAGAACCCGAATATCATAtccatcattttttgttgaaagttaattatttttggttgaaaagtctactattatatttttggttcagaatgcatctcttttggttaaaaattcaactatttagttaaaaattttgtttgtttatcgAGAATTAAACTGTTATGCTGAATATTCGTCATTTGGTAtataaaattcgtactttttcattgaaaattcactgttttctgaaaaattcatatttttggcttaaaatttcaactatttggttggaaatgcaattgtttttagttgaagtttaatattttttgttagaaaattcgaccatttggtcaaaaattcatctttgtaggttgaaaactcaactgttttgttgaaaatatgattcttttattgaaagttcaacgaTTCTTttataaagtcatcttttttggtcgaaaattcaagggTTTTcctaaacattcatctttttagagggcaaatttgttcttttggattgaaaatttatcttttttttttcgtagaagtcattttttattagaaaactgaACTCTTTTGTGGTAAATtcttcatctcttttggttggaaatttaattattttgttaaaacccttttttttttaaataatatgttttagtaaaaatttcatatttttttgttaaaaatgcaattatttggctaaaaattaatctgttttgactaagcattcaattttttttgaagattaatcttttatggtttaaaattcgaccagttagtttaaaattaatctttgtagtttggaaattgaattatgtggttaaaaatgatttttttttttttagaaaattcaatttacaaatttatctgcCTTGGTTAAAAATCTTCTCTTGAAAATGACAcctaaattagtttaatttaaaagaatttattcccctattatcGAATCTTCGAAcctcattctataaaaaaaaatacattttaaataggaGCTGGAGAAGCTAGTGCTGATGTTCCAGAAGGGGATGAAAATGGACCGAAAGATACTGATGGAGTTCCAGACGGTaatcttaaaatgttaatttttctagCATATAACTTATAAATTGCGAGCGTGTTATTGTCTTGAACAAGTAATTTTGATAACAGGATCTGCCGAAGTGACAGAAAATGGGGCAGAATCTGAAGAagccaagaaaaagaaaaagaagcgTAAACCACGGAAAGGTGGAGCCAACCAACAAGATTCTATTTCAGTTCCAGTATCAGAATTATTTCCAGATGGTAATTTCCCAGAAGGAGAGATTATGGAACATCCTCATGCGACAGGAATTGATGATAGAACTGCAAAGGATCGATTTTCGAGCGAAGAAGCCAGAGCTCTTGACCGAATGCATGCCGGTATTTATAATGAGGCTAGGCACGCTGCCGAGGCTCATAGACGAACACGAAAGCATATTATGAATTGGGttcgtattttattttattaaagactgaatttattttttgaccgggaattttatcaatttttagaagaaaaatgtgtgcaagtttgattttaacagtttttaaaaataattagctgaATTTTGTTCTCTAAAATAGTATGATATcgttcagtttacaatgcgtaattcgaaaatcttttacttcaaaattttcagttttagatttaaattttgaagcgtaggtttttgtatttaaagcattttagaatgcagttttaaaacgtaaaaaattttaaattaggagcgcttgaaatttacaatttttggtataaatcctttttagtttattaactgtgaatataaattaggtttttttttaaattttactgtacATCGaggattaaaaagtgaataataattgattttacaacatGAATCAAAGTCTgttaaaaactgaagaattttcagtttttaatttaaatgtaaacgctcgattgaaattttttcaactattttcaattgaaaaataacttcaaaacaaATATGTtcataattaaacgattttatttaattaaaaatattgtttgtctaaaatttgaaaatttttctttttcaatattttttaattaagaaaaggaaCAATTGCTTGGTATTCAGAAATATTtggtcaaatattcaaaacttaataaaaaagctaaacttttaatgttataaaaatttatgtataataaattttgaacatttattattcctcgaaaaattctagtaatttgaggagatatttagaaggtctgaaaagatacagaaattaatttaaaatttggaatgttttcaaataatttcagcgAAGTGTCTACGTATACCGACAAAATCCGTATATTCgtacattttaaaggattaaaaaatatataggaaaaattggaattaattcaaaagatgttagaagttctgaaaaaatttcaaaaataattaaaaagttgaaaaaatgtaaaataacatagatatttaaagattcaaaaataaaattctgaagatatgtgaggatttttaaactattcaaaataagaataattttaattaaggaagTGGTATGATTATAACcaaaatttaatcgttcaattttttttgtgattaaaacggCAGCCctgaattcctctttttcctctATTTTCTAAAAACGTTTTCCCAATTTTTTGGGTTTTCGCTTTCGTGTGAACTGaaataatagaacccaataagaaaatccaaccatttttgcttgaaacataATTCATGTCGGTTGacaagttatatttttggttcagagtgtatcttttttgattagaaattcgactatttcgttaaaatttgaattattttgttgaaaatttaactattttgtacaaatttatattttttggtgaaacattcaactgttttgttaaaaatttatctttttatattgaaaattcggtcatttggttttaaatgttattttttatttgttgaaaatcatatattaagttcaaaaattcatctttttggtcgaaaactcgactattttgaTGTAAACTTGTCCTTTTCTATAGAAAATGcgtccttttttgttaaaaatgcatttttttggtggaaaatccaactttttgattgaaattgctACTGTTATTGGTTAAACAttcgaccattttgttgaaaatgcatctttcttatcgtagaaaattcttttttttttttgttgtaaatttaactactttgttaaaaataaattttttttggttatatataattttgtgtaattttcatcttttttttgttgttaaaattgtaactatttggttgatttgCAAAATACtctgtttgaaaaatcttctttttttgtcgaagattcatctcttggttTGCAAATGAATCATTCCATTGTTAAGtgtaaattgtacttttttatttttgactaaaatttgaatgattcctttttcggttgaaaatttaaccatttgcttGAGAAATGATGTCTtcactttttattgtaaattggtatttttcatttaaaaattcaagtattttgttggaaaattctacTATAGTCGGTTAAAGatagaaatactttgttaaaatttaattttctttgttaaaaattcatctttatggttgaaaattcaactatatttggttgaaagttgaactatatttggttgaaagttgaactactccattaaaaattcatttcttgttgaagattcatcatttcaattggaaaatcagctcgttcattaaaaaatgaattattttgttgaaaatattgtctttttggtagaaaattaattttcttggttttttaCTTTCTctgcttgaagatttatcatttcacataaaaatcctctttttgttgACAACtatactgttttgtttaaaattcattttttaaattcagtattattatttttaactggaaatttatctACTCCGCTTTCGagtgtaaattgatctttttttgtttgaaaattcaactatttagttacagatccatcttttttggtaaaaattaattttcttggttgaaaattgatatttttgttggagatttcttatataattggttgaaagttgaattattttattaaaaatgcattttttaagttACTCTATTTGCGCATATGTATATACCACACTGGGATTCCGTctatttaaatgataataattcgtGGATAAATGAAGTAATTAGGACTTATaagattcaatttacttgatAAAAATGACTGATAAATGCagcagtaataaaaataaatgtaataaataaatttaaaatagcaaaaaaagaaagaaaattagaaCCCACTTTGAAACTGTAAACTAGCAaactagtgcgaattcgcaccaagcgcaactttcaaaccaaacatatttaaaataggACGGGGGTAGACCCTTCCATGTACCGGATGACAAAAGACACTTGTATGCAAATTTttctggtgcgaattcgcactagtgtgcTATATGAGTGTTACATATATGAACATAGTGGAAAATGAATGAATAAAGTATTCCTGCATACTTCATTTGTTAATAGGTGAAGCCTGGAATGACAATGATCGAGATATGCAATGAGCTTGAAGATACCGCTAGAAGGTTGATAGGGGAGAACGGGCTTAAAGCTGGATTAGCATTTCCTACTGGTTGTTCAAGGAATCATTGTGCTGCTCATTACACACCCAACGCCGGAGATCCAACAGTTCTTCAATACGATGATGTTACCAAAATTGATTTTGGAACACACATTAATGGTCGAATCATTGACTGCGCATTTACCTTATCATTTAATCCAAAATACGATAAACTCATCGAAGCTGTACGCGATGCGACAAATACCGGTATCAAGGCTGCTGGTATCGATGTGCAGTTATGCGATGTTGGCGCTGCTATTCAGGAAGTCATGGAGTCTTATGAGGTTGAAATAGACGGCAAAACTTACCAGGTAAATATATtaataagttataatatttacgaactttttttagatataaCAGGCCTCGGATCGACACACTACTGACactatttgatactttttttaaacaatgacactattttgctactatttctaaaaaaatgacattaaagagATTAAACTGAAATCTGGATTTAAGTAAGGTTTTGGGCATCGCTTGCAATGGCCTTCAACATAAACCCCGGGAAATTACAgtggatttattttttgaccgggaatttgacaaatttgtagaaaaaaatctgttcaagattgattttgacatttaaaaaaaaaaattggttgaatttgtatATGTTTTAATTATGATATCCTTTAgcgtaattcgaaaaaattgaaaattagaagcctttaaattagacaattttggataaaaaattgtttggttgattaaatgagaatataaattataatcatttttaaaactgaactgtAGGATGaataagtgaataataataaaattgattttacaagacgattcgaaatgagttcaaaatttaagaattttcatatttaagcGTCAAAAATTAAACCGGTTAAAACTCTATAaactattttccattttaaaatacgagggtagttcaataagtccttagaatgaagtataaaaacaattttttttgggtaaatttttttttatttttcaacataatctccttggagNNNNNNNNNNNNNNNNNNNNNNNNNNNNNNNNNNNNNNNNNNNNNNNNNNNNNNNNNNNNNNNNNNNNNNNNNNNNNNNNNNNNNNNNNNNNNNNNNNNNaatgtttgattaccgctctgaactcgtttttttttcatttttcttaacgaacaatttttttttcaattggttataaaaacacgtaaactcagaagatgtggaaaGTGagtgcaccatatatctagtcgggagtggtgctgactgaaaacagatgatttggagcgattcgcgcgccatctgttggtcattctaaggacttattgaactaccctcgtaacttcaaaataatatgtttataattatcattgattatttatttattattaattaattaatatattccattttattgaatttcaaatattgtttcagtctattATTtgagaatctgaaattttttaattgagaaaaagatgaattgctcgttgtttaaaaatatttgactgttaattaaaaataataaattagaaaaaaattattcaaagctagaaaaaatcaactttgaacGTTTCAGTTTTAATTGatctatttgaaaacttttaatttgtaagtgaaattgttgagtTTTGTACATGTAAATATTGAActaattcctgtgaaaaattcgagtaagttggaGGGATATTTTGAAGTTCTGAGATGATTCAAAATTaaggtaaaatttgaaattatttcaaatcaaaagaataaaaacaattttgataagaTTCCTAGGATATAAATCCTAGCAcataaatttgcattttattatttggagCAATAGATGTGATGTTAGTCCGAatgtttatttgattaatttttagtttatatttttttcgtctctgaatatttttaactaaagacttgaattttcaaataaaaaaatatctatatttaatctaaaatggagtagttaaatggTAATCCAGGAgaattgattttcaatgaaaagatgagttttctagaaaaaaatctaattttgtacaagtagttgaattttataaaaaattgtggaattttcaagccaaaaagacaaattttctatagaaaaagatgaattttcatcccaaagatattaattaatatcaataaaatttatttgcaaccaattagttaaatgtttaacaaaataattaaatttcagttaaaaaataacttcaacaaaaaagaaataaaaaaagaaaaacgatttatcatttgaaattataaatcttcaaggacaaaaaataagcttttaagaaagaagttcaacTCACAaccaatgagttaaattttctgcttaaaaagatgaattttcaacaaaaaatgtaatagttgatattagaacgaagaaaaatgtaattaaaaattaaaaacagttgaatttcaccAACAAAGgcgaatttctaaaccaaaaacaggagctttcaacaaagcagttgaattttcaactcaaaagttgaattttgaaccaagaatattaattttttactagaaaagaagaaatttttacaaaatacatgcattttttaataaatagttgaattttctaccaaaaaattagatttttaacaaataacataaatttgtaactaaatagttgaaataatgGCTCTGATGTTAGTCgaaattatatttgattaattattcgtttatattttttattgacgggaattaattttttataaataaaacgtatttttaagagaacagtttaattttttactaaatagttgaactttctaccaaattattgaattttcaagtcaaaatacgagttttctacaataaagtcgaattttcaaactgtGAATGAGTGTTCTGCAAATCagctgaattttcatcaaaatagttcaatttttaattatttcaagattttaatgtAGAATAAAAATCAATTGGTTTAAACCAACacgaacgaattttcaacaaattgttaaattttctacgaaattgttgaattctcgagccaagaatacgatttttctacaaaacagttgaatttttatgcagatatttgcatttataaacaataaaggtGACATTTTgatcgaaagagattaatttttgaagccaaaaagatgaatgttcagcaaaatagttgcatttacaaagaACAAAATTTAGTCATTGAAGAAATATTACGACttttaacacaaattttgaatttttattataataattcaattttgaattaaataataaaatttgtagttaaaaacagatgaattctcaaccaaaaattaaaaagtagacttttgaaccgaataaaaattaattttcaaccaaaaatgtttaaattttctaattaagttataaattaaattcacaTTTAAATGTACGAACGAAAAAagggggaataggaaaaagactGTGGAGCCTgcaataaacaaatatgaatttttataattcatagaCTAGCGAATTAAATATGAAATAGACATAAAAGTTTATTGctaatgctttaaaaatattaggttggAAAActagtaatttttctttaaaaaacaaatttaattttccaatgcAAACTATCTTGATTTTGGACTACACATTTAATATCTGAACAATTTTATGACTCTATTTTGAcactatattttcaaacaaaatttttttcgttgtgttgatgaatttaaaatttaaaaaagtgaattttaaacaaaatagtttattttttaaccaagtaaatttattcataacctagaagattaattttcaactataatgacaaatattcaactgtaatacttggattttcaacaaaaaagaggaatttttaaataaggtgattaactttcaaagaaaaaaaccaattttctaccaaaattcaaaaagacaaatttttgaaatttaaactagaatcaaagaaaaaaaccaattttctaccaaaattcaaaaagacaaatttttgaaatttaaactagaaaaggtCTATTTTTCGCccgaaacagttatattttctacgggaatagttatatttttagtcaaaaaatttatttttaacaaaccagttaaagttttcaaaagagatgagtttttaattaaaattatgaattttccataaataaagttaatttataacGAAAGAGATCTGTTTTTAACGGAAATCAGTTgcattctcaagaaaaaaaaggtaaatgCTTAACGCAAGAgcgtaaaaaaaatgtatattataatttcgaaatatttccttttcaaaATACTACTCCTActctaaaaaaatacttgaagcactatcttattttttaaactccggaagaagaaacttttaaattgtgacgaattttgacttggaacaaaGCCtccctatttttaaataaaaacgataattatttccactcatatgccctgcaactgtaggtaatgtaaaaattaattgtttaatttgacaaaaattttgaaaataatgaaaacttgaattttactacgatcagaagtaaattgcTGGTTTTTCCCTTGTCATTTTCCCTTCTTTCCCGCCCACAATGTCAcactaattataaataaattatatataaatatatattttttagagggcGAAAATGTctagatgaatttataaaaaaaatgtatattattagttaaataatattatcaatcattgtttgatattttcaacaattacaattgtttatcaaattaattaatggcattagcaaaataaataattggaaatggTTAAACCGCGATACGCCACATGGTGagaaaaatccgaactagaaataataggtacgattttaaagatgaattttattttgtgaattaaagTGTTTAAGCGATTTTTggcataaatatttttctaaaaaagaacaattattgtactatttattgtgatttcaacagattataaacttaaatggacatattttgaagaaaatctgaaactctaaatttgtattattttatacgtgaaatatttactatttgaaaatctgatctaaaagatctggataaaatttgtcgctacatatACAATAGTTAAAGTTTATTTGAGCTTACAATACACGAAacagtgaaataattgttttttttcgtttttttttttaaacatttttgacaaaaatggatTTGTTCACGGTGTATGAtggaaattttatctaaaattatttgtttttttattcagattttcttctagtatacaataattattttaaacttcagaAAACAGTTTTATGCTAAAAGTAAAATACAtctataaaatttacatttttacacaatttaggagaatttaaaagaatttaagagaattgaagaatttatgatttttaacaatatttttattgttcaggctaaatcagcggttgaatataaattattttctagttcagacatattcaggaattacagtgtttcatatacaaatttaaaatcttcaaatgtattaatttatttttaaatataagttttttctacttcaaatattactctttaacaaaatactggaattgtcaacaaaataattgaatttttaacataatagttgaatattcaacctaaaaagacaaattgccaacgaaaacgtgtcttagtttatattttaataaaaaaagaatgaaatttatacaacaaaagaaaataattttaaaactaaaaagacgaatttccaacaaataaagatttttttcttaaaaaataaataaaagtttatctaaattattgatccttcaaaccagaagacaactgttcttgacaaaaattcatttttcaaacaaagatattactgttcaacaaaatataattttccacgaaactgatacatttttatgcaaaaaaggattttttttagctaaaaactcatttttgtacaaaagaacgcaaattttcgaataaaaaatattaatcttgcaaaatggaaaagttccattttctgttaaaaaatgaattctaaacaaaaaaaaaacaagtatttttcactaaacagttaaattttcaacgagactggaatcaaaaacatttcagaatgtattttaactttgacccaagtagttgaattttgaatttaaaaagattaatttataacaagataattaaacttttaaccaacgagataacttttcaacttaaaatataaatctttaacaaaaaagtgat
The sequence above is drawn from the Belonocnema kinseyi isolate 2016_QV_RU_SX_M_011 chromosome 7, B_treatae_v1, whole genome shotgun sequence genome and encodes:
- the LOC117177213 gene encoding methionine aminopeptidase 2, yielding MAAVLDEVGQSAEKVVDEVKDDIVDEEDEAGAAEASKKKKKKKKKKKAGAGEASADVPEGDENGPKDTDGVPDGSAEVTENGAESEEAKKKKKKRKPRKGGANQQDSISVPVSELFPDGNFPEGEIMEHPHATGIDDRTAKDRFSSEEARALDRMHAGIYNEARHAAEAHRRTRKHIMNWVKPGMTMIEICNELEDTARRLIGENGLKAGLAFPTGCSRNHCAAHYTPNAGDPTVLQYDDVTKIDFGTHINGRIIDCAFTLSFNPKYDKLIEAVRDATNTGIKAAGIDVQLCDVGAAIQEVMESYEVEIDGKTYQVRSIRNLNGHSIAPYRIHAGKTVPIVKGGEATRMEENEFYAIETFGSTGRGVVHDDLDCSHYMKSFDTGFVPLRLQSSKSLLNTINKNFSTLAFCKRWLDRVGCTKYQMALKDLCDKGAVEAYPPLVDVKGCYTAQFEHTLVLRPTCKEVISRGDDY